The genomic window AGGAGACATTAAGATACTATCAAATACGGTTAGTTTCTGCTATTGAAAAATAAAGAAATTTTCTTATTTTGTTATTATTTTCCGGTTAGGTAGTTTGAACAATAAAAAACCAGTCATAAGACTGGTTGGTATTCCCTGGTGTTGGGATAGCTGCATGTAGTTGTAATGTATAAATAATAACTTGGCGTCAATGAGAGCATTATTCACCATAAGTTAAATGTTGTTAATTCCCTAATTTAGGGAATTGCATGTTGAGTAAACTTATGATAAGTCATTAAGAATGAGTGAAATATTTTTACTTGAAAAACAGATAGTAACGATGATTTAGACTCAACATCATACTTTTTCTTGATGAGTAAAATGGTTTTCTTAATTGTGTCCTGTGTCACATAACGTAAATCTGCTATATTTTTTTCTGGAACTCCCATTGCTAATAGAACCGCAATTTGAATCTGATCTTTAGTTAACTCTGGAAATACCTCTTTATAGATTTCTAATTGTTGATCTGTGAGAGCTTTCATGATTTAGCTCCCGTAAAAACTTTACAGACGTGTACAACGGTAATAGACTTTTTCATAGCCTTACTCCTATTATCGGATAGGTTTAGGGTTAGCTGGCTGTTGGTGTTGGTAGCACTTTCAGTCAGCGACAATTTCACAAAAAAATACACTCACTATTCAACGTAACTCATTGATTTATAGTGAGTGAAAATTCGTGTTTTATCTTGTAAATGCGTATATAAAATGAACTATTAATTTATAACTAATTGATATTAATATAATTTATTTTATATAATCATCTAAGGCTTGGTTAGTGGTGTTGTTAGCTATTGCTACGGTAGAAAAAGTTTCCATTGTTTATTTCTCCCGCATTGATTCGGACAGGTATTCACGAATTGGACTTAATAGATAATCTATCACGCGCCGTTTATCGGTTTTGATTTCTGCCACAATAGACATACCTGGGGTGATATCAATTGCATGACCATCAACCATTAGATTATTTTGTTTCAGACTGATTTGCGCTGGAAAGATAAGACCTAGTTGTTCATCTTGAGCCGAATCACGTGAAATTGATAATACCTCTCCCTCAATAGTGCCATAACGTGTGTAAGGAAAGGCGTCGACTTTGACAGTAACTTTTTGCCCAGGGCGAATAAAGCCAATATCTTTATTTAAGATCTTAACTTCGGCAAGTTGCACATCGTTATCGGGTACAATGACCATCAAATTTTGTGCCGGTTGTAATACTGCCCCTAAGGTATAAGTGGCTAATTGTTGCACGGTGCCAGTAACCGGTGAGCGGACAATTTCTAACTGCTCTCGCTCATCAAATTTTGCGTATTCTTGTTCTAACATCGAGAGCTGGATCTCTGACTGCTTTTTTTTATCGTTCCATTCATGCTGTTTTTGTGATTGAAAAGCATTGAGCCGTTCTTTTAGGTTTTTTTCTTGCGAATCTAAAATATTTAGCTCAGAGGTTTGTTGAGCAATTAAACGTTTAATTTCTAATAACTCCTTTTCCTGTTCTAAATATTCTGATTTACTGATCATCTGTTTTTGGCTTAGGGTTTTACGGGCTTCTAACCGCTGTTTGATATTCTTTTGTAGCAAAAAGAGCACATTGAGATCATTGGTTTTCGCTTTTTGCGACGTATGATTAACTTCGATTTCAGAGGTTAAGCTAGCAATTTGTGCATCAAACTGTGCCTTTTCATGG from Arsenophonus sp. aPb includes these protein-coding regions:
- a CDS encoding transcriptional regulator; translated protein: MKALTDQQLEIYKEVFPELTKDQIQIAVLLAMGVPEKNIADLRYVTQDTIKKTILLIKKKYDVESKSSLLSVFQVKIFHSFLMTYHKFTQHAIP
- a CDS encoding HlyD family type I secretion periplasmic adaptor subunit — encoded protein: MTNRITRKLKQFFMQYNYDFLPSHLALMNSPPSPFARLTALTLSMGVVITIGWAYWGQLDVQATSTGRLIVSGHSQVIQAYEQSRLTELHVKNGQHVKKGEPLLTLDALGVSQDIIGISHQIEYHTIEKLLYQSLLENKIPHQQLTFHQLTKRQQEKISKNYHHEKAQFDAQIASLTSEIEVNHTSQKAKTNDLNVLFLLQKNIKQRLEARKTLSQKQMISKSEYLEQEKELLEIKRLIAQQTSELNILDSQEKNLKERLNAFQSQKQHEWNDKKKQSEIQLSMLEQEYAKFDEREQLEIVRSPVTGTVQQLATYTLGAVLQPAQNLMVIVPDNDVQLAEVKILNKDIGFIRPGQKVTVKVDAFPYTRYGTIEGEVLSISRDSAQDEQLGLIFPAQISLKQNNLMVDGHAIDITPGMSIVAEIKTDKRRVIDYLLSPIREYLSESMREK